The genomic segment AACCATCGATGGACCGACGATCGCAAGGACCACAAAAGCGAGCAGGATACCGGGGCCGAGTAGGTTCTTCCACGAGAGAGGACGCATGTCAGCTTCTCCGAAAGCGCGGGTCGATCAGCCGATAAGCGAAGTCGACGAGCATATTGGTGATGATGACTGAAAATGTCATGAGGATCAGACAGCCCTGTACCACAGGGTAGTCGCGAATTCCGATCGACCTGATCAACAGTTGTCCCACGCCAGGCCAATTAAACACTGTTTCTACGATCACTGCGCCACCGAGAAGATGGCCGAGTTGGATGCCGCCAACCGTCACTACCGGAATCAACGCGTTGCGGAAGACGTGTCGGCGCAGGATGGATCCCTGCGGCAGCCCACGAGCACGAGCCATCGTGATGTAGGGTGCCCGTAGAACATTGATCGTTTCAGTCGACATGAGCCGCAGGTTCACGGCAATGAGCGGCAACGCAAGCGTTACGGTCGGCATGATGAGCGCCCAAGCGCTTTCTGCACCACCACTGGGAAGCCACCGGAGCAGGCGCGAGAAAACAAGGATCATCACGATGCCTGTCCAGAACTCCGGCAATGATAGCGCAACCAGTGCGGCCGCGTTCGTCGCGTGATCTGCTGATCGCCCTTTGCGAAGCGCCGAGTAAATGCCGAGCGGCAACGCTAAGGCGATCACGAGAAGCATCGTGGATGTGGCTAAAAGCAATGTCGTGGGTAGATGGGACAGCACAAGTTCTCTAACAGGAGTGCCTTGTGCAATTGATTGCCCAAAGTCGAGCGTGGCAGCCTTGCCGAGGTAGAATACAAGCTGCTGCCAAATCGGGAGGTCTAGCCCATAGGCCTGACGCGCTTCAGCAATCTCTGCGTCACTGGCCATGTCACCAAGAAGGACCGCAATCGGATCGCCCGGCGCGATCCGGAGCATCACAAAGGTAGCAGTAACGGCAGCTATGGCCGTGAGAAGGGCAATCCCAAACCGTCTCAGAACATACATGATCATGATCTGCCCTCTACCTCTACGACGTGCTTCAAGCGGGGCTGATTTTCAGAATCCGCCTCCAGAATCGGATAGTGGCATCGTGAAGACCAGTCGCCTTTGACCTCCGATAGTGGCGGCAGCGTCGAGCATGCGACGCCCGCCCGAGGGCATCGATTCGCATAAGGGCAGCCTTGTACGGCAGCCGAGATGTCTCCCTTGAACCGCAGATCCCTGCTTCGTGTAAGCAAACTTCCGCGCTTTGTCAGAAGTGGAGCCGCGTCGACCAATGCACGTGTATAAGGGTTAGAGGGCGCCTCAATGAGTTGAACTGCGGGTCCCTCCTCGACAACTAAACCAGCATACATCACTGCAATTCGGTCGGCCACCTGCCGCACGACTGCAAGATTATGGGAGATGAACAGCATCGTAAGTCCGTCTCGCTTGAGCGACGCCAGCAGATCGAGGATTTGCGCCTGTACTGAGACGTCCAACGCTGAGGTTGGCTCATCACAGATTAACAGCCGAGGCTCCGCACTGAGGGCGCGAGCAATTGAAATCCGCTGTCTCTGTCCGCCTGAAAAACTGTTTGGTCGTCTCTCAAGTGCCGAAACATCTAATCCAATCCGCTGAATGAGATGCTCAGCCTTCATCCGACGCTCCGCGCTGGACAGGTTAGGGTGCGCAATGCGCATCACATCGTCTAGAATCCGCGCAACGGTCTGGAATGGGTTGAGCGTTGACGCATGATCCTGGAAGACCATCTGCACGCCTGCCCGTGCAGCCGATCCCCGGGCGGCGGATAGTTCATTACCATCGACTCTAATTGTGCCCACCGTCGGTTGGTTCAGTCCGACGATTGTACGTGCTACTGTGGATTTCCCGCTTCCCGACTCACCAACAATCCCGAGGGTCTCACCACGCGCTACCTGCAGCGAAACACCGCGTACGGCTTTCACGAGTCGCCGCGACTGTCCGGTTGCATCAGGGACCCGAAAGGTGATTTCCAAGCCATCGATAGCCAGAAGTTGATCAGCCAAGGTGACCTCCTGAGGTGACAGGAAAGTGGCATGCAGCAATCGATTGGGCGCGTTGCAGCAGATGCGGCCTATCCGTCGTGCAAACTGCTTGAGCTCGGACGCAGCGAGGGCTGAAGGCACATCCCTGATCTTGCCCAGGTTTGGGCGGATTGCCAGGAATAGCCGCAATTGCTGCTCCGGAACGTGATAAGTCGGGAACCGACGCCAGAAGTCCGGCTGTATAGGGATGCGCCGGCGTCGTGCAGATTGTTTCGACCGGGCCCTTCTCCACAATTCGCCCTGCGTACATCACAATGACGTGGTCAGCAACCTGGTACACGACCCCAAGATCATGAGTAATCAGCAGCACGCTCATGCCATACGTCGTGCGCAGGTCGTCAATAAGGGCAAGGATTTCCGCTTGAACTGTCACATCCAACGCAGTGGTCGGTTCATCAGCGATCAAAACCTCAGGCGATAGTGCGACTGCCCCAGCTATTATGACTCGCTGCTTCATTCCCCCTGAGAACGCATGCGGGTAGTCATCATAGCGTGCGGCCGCATTTGGGATTCGAACGAGATCCAGCAATCGATTGACTTCGACCCGCGCGGCGGAGTGGTTCATGCCCCTATGAATCATGAACAGTTCTGCGAGTTGATCACCAATCTTCATCGTCGGATCCAGCGCCGAGCCTGGATCTTGGACGATATAACCAACTTTGCGCCCGCGTATGGGCGATAGTGCTTCGGCATCGTATGTGGTTGCCCGGTACCTTGCTATTGCTAAATCCTGAGTACAGACGTCATAGACTGCCGCGTCGAGCACGCCCAGTAGCGCCGCTGCTGTCAGGCTCTTTCCGCTCCCAGACTCACCGATGAGTGCGGTAACCTCGCCAGCCCGGCAGGCAAACGAGATATCTTTCACCAAAGGCACCGACCCACCGTCTTCTTTTCGAGCCGTGATAGTGAGGCCTGCCACGTCAATGGCAGGCTCCTTCGCTAATGGTTTGGTTTCCATCATATCGTTGAGGGTCATCGCGCCTCAGTTCCCCGGAATCGCGGTGTATAGGTTGCGGAGAAATCGACGTTCGAGATGTTCTTACGATACGCGTAGACCGCCTTGAGCTCGGCTGGAAAAATGCCAGGTGCATCGTTCCAAAGAACGTCAATGGCTGCACTGTAGATCTGCTTACGCTTTTCCTGATCCGTCTCTCGCTGCGCGGCAATCAAGTGCTTCGTTGCCTCGGGACTTTCGTAGCCACT from the Microvirga ossetica genome contains:
- a CDS encoding ABC transporter permease, with protein sequence MIMYVLRRFGIALLTAIAAVTATFVMLRIAPGDPIAVLLGDMASDAEIAEARQAYGLDLPIWQQLVFYLGKAATLDFGQSIAQGTPVRELVLSHLPTTLLLATSTMLLVIALALPLGIYSALRKGRSADHATNAAALVALSLPEFWTGIVMILVFSRLLRWLPSGGAESAWALIMPTVTLALPLIAVNLRLMSTETINVLRAPYITMARARGLPQGSILRRHVFRNALIPVVTVGGIQLGHLLGGAVIVETVFNWPGVGQLLIRSIGIRDYPVVQGCLILMTFSVIITNMLVDFAYRLIDPRFRRS
- a CDS encoding ABC transporter ATP-binding protein translates to MTLNDMMETKPLAKEPAIDVAGLTITARKEDGGSVPLVKDISFACRAGEVTALIGESGSGKSLTAAALLGVLDAAVYDVCTQDLAIARYRATTYDAEALSPIRGRKVGYIVQDPGSALDPTMKIGDQLAELFMIHRGMNHSAARVEVNRLLDLVRIPNAAARYDDYPHAFSGGMKQRVIIAGAVALSPEVLIADEPTTALDVTVQAEILALIDDLRTTYGMSVLLITHDLGVVYQVADHVIVMYAGRIVEKGPVETICTTPAHPYTAGLLASVPDLSRSGAAIAAIPGNPPKPGQDQGCAFSPRCVRAQAVCTTDRPHLLQRAQSIAACHFPVTSGGHLG
- a CDS encoding ABC transporter ATP-binding protein is translated as MADQLLAIDGLEITFRVPDATGQSRRLVKAVRGVSLQVARGETLGIVGESGSGKSTVARTIVGLNQPTVGTIRVDGNELSAARGSAARAGVQMVFQDHASTLNPFQTVARILDDVMRIAHPNLSSAERRMKAEHLIQRIGLDVSALERRPNSFSGGQRQRISIARALSAEPRLLICDEPTSALDVSVQAQILDLLASLKRDGLTMLFISHNLAVVRQVADRIAVMYAGLVVEEGPAVQLIEAPSNPYTRALVDAAPLLTKRGSLLTRSRDLRFKGDISAAVQGCPYANRCPRAGVACSTLPPLSEVKGDWSSRCHYPILEADSENQPRLKHVVEVEGRS